The proteins below come from a single Zea mays cultivar B73 chromosome 8, Zm-B73-REFERENCE-NAM-5.0, whole genome shotgun sequence genomic window:
- the LOC542206 gene encoding minichromosome maintenance protein, whose product MEAFGGFFVDEKAARVENIFLEFLKRFKESDGAGEPFYEAEMEVMRSRESTTMYVDFAHVMRFNDVLQKAISEEYLRFEPYLRNACKRFALEHRAGENRAPLISDDSPNKDINIAFYNIPMLKKLRELGTAEIGKLTSVMGVVTRTSEVRPELLQGTFKCLDCGNVVKNVEQQFKYTEPIICVNATCQNRTKWALLRQESKFTDWQRVRMQETSKEIPAGSLPRSLDVILRHEIVEKARAGDTVIFTGTVVAVPDVMALTSPGERAECRREAPQRKNGGVQEGVKGLKSLGVRDLSYRLAFVANSVQVADGRREVDIRERDTDGDDSERQKFTEEEEDEVVRMRNTPDFFNKIVDSICPTVFGHQEIKRAVLLMLLGGVHKITHEGINLRGDINVCIVGDPSCAKSQFLKYTAGIVPRSVYTSGKSSSAAGLTATVAKEPETGEFCIEAGALMLADNGVCCIDEFDKMDIKDQVAIHEAMEQQTISITKAGIQATLNARTSILAAANPTGGRYDKSKPLKYNVALPPAILSRFDLVYIMIDEPDENTDYHIAHHIVRVHQKREEALAPAFSTAQLKRYISFAKSLKPQLSSEAKKVLVESYVTLRRGDSTPGTRVAYRMTVRQLEALIRLSEAIARSHLERVVLPAHVRLAVKLLKTSIISVESSEVDLSDFQDAEDGTNVPSESDAGQPAEEDAAPQQQGAENDQAADNGKKKLVITEEHFQRVTQALVMRLRQHEESVKKDGDGLAGMKQGDLIIWYVEQQNAKGAYSSTAEVKEEVKCIKAIIERLIQREGHLIVIDEGTAAAAEDGSGARRTSESRILAVNPNYVID is encoded by the exons ATGGAGGCGTTCGGCGGGTTCTTCGTGGACGAGAAGGCAGCGCGGGTGGAGAACATCTTCCTCGAGTTCCTGAAGCG ATTCAAGGAGTCTGATGGCGCGGGGGAGCCGTTCTACGAGGCGGAGATGGAGGTGATGCGGTCGCGGGAGTCCACTACCATGTACGTAGACTTTGCGCACGTCATGCGCTTCAACGACGTCCTCCAGAAGGCCATCTCTGAGGAGTACCTCAG GTTTGAACCGTACTTGAGGAATGCATGCAAGAGGTTTGCGTTGGAGCACCGGGCTGGCGAGAACCGTGCCCCGCTCATCTCAGATGATAGCCCCAACAAAGATATCAACATTGCTTTCTATAACATCCCGATGCTGAAAAA ACTGAGAGAGCTTGGGACAGCCGAAATTGGTAAGCTCACATCAGTAATGGGTGTTGTGACACGGACAAGTGAAGTGCGGCCTGAACTATTGCAAGGAACCTTCAAATGTCTCGACTGTGGGAATGTTGTGAAGAATGTGGAGCAGCAGTTCAAGTACACTGAG CCGATAATATGCGTTAATGCAACATGCCAGAACAGAACAAAATGGGCCCTTCTTCGTCAGGAAAGCAAATTCACAGATTGGCAGCGGGTCAGAATGCAGGAGACATCAAAAGAGATACCCGCTGGGTCACTTCCTCGTTCCCTTGATGTCATTCTGCGGCATGAGATTGTTGAGAAGGCCAGAGCTGGGGACAC GGTTATATTTACTGGAACTGTTGTTGCAGTTCCTGATGTTATGGCACTAACTTCACCTGGCGAACGAGCAGAGTGTCGCAGGGAAGCTCCTCAGCGAAAAAACGGAGGTGTTCAAGAAGGTGTAAAGGGCTTGAAGTCCCTTGGAGTTAGGGATCTGTCTTATCGCCTTGCCTTTGTAGCAAATTCAGTGCAG GTCGCAGATGGTAGGAGAGAAGTGGACATCAGGGAACGGGACACAGATGGTGATGACAGTGAGAGACAGAAATTCACA GAAGAAGAGGAAGATGAAGTTGTTAGGATGAGGAACACTCCTGATTTCTTTAATAAGATAGTTGATAGCATATGTCCTACCGTATTTGGTCATCAAGAAATTAAGAGGGCCGTGCTTCTTATGCTTTTGGGTGGTGTTCATAAGATAACACATGAAGGGATCAACCTTAGAGGTGACATCAATGTCTGTATTGTTGGTGACCCAAGCTGTGCAAAGTCTCAGTTCCTAAA ATATACTGCTGGTATTGTTCCAAGATCTGTTTACACGTCAGGGAAGTCATCATCAGCTGCTGGTCTGACAGCAACTGTTGCTAAAGAACCAGAGACTGGTGAATTCTGTATTGAG GCTGGTGCCCTGATGCTAGCTGATAATGGTGTTTGTTGTATCGATGAATTTGATAAAATGGACATTAAGGATCAG GTCGCTATACATGAAGCAATGGAACAGCAAACAATTAGCATTACCAAAGCAGGAATACAGGCAACTTTGAATGCACGAACATCAATTTTAGCTGCAGCAAATCCGACCGGAGGCCGTTATGACAAGTCAAAACCACTTAAG TACAATGTTGCATTGCCCCCAGCTATTCTTTCAAGATTTGATCTGGTCTACATCATGATCGATGAACCTGATGAAAACACTGACTACCACATTGCTCATCACATTGTAAGAGTCCATCAGAAACGTGAAGAAGCACTTGCCCCTGCATTTAGCACCGCACAACTGAAGCGTTATAtttcttttgcaaaatctttgAAACCTCAG CTTAGTTCAGAAGCAAAGAAAGTTCTGGTGGAGTCGTATGTTACGCTTCGTAGGGGGGACAGTACTCCTGGAACTAGGGTTGCTTATAGGATGACAGTTCGGCAATTGGAAGCATTGATTCGGCTGTCAGAAGCTATTGCTCGAAGCCATTTAGAAAGAGTT GTTCTCCCAGCTCATGTCCGCCTGGCAGTTAAATTGCTCAAGACATCCATCATCAG TGTTGAGTCAAGTGAAGTTGATCTCTCTGACTTCCAAGATGCTGAAGATGGAACAAATGTACCTTCTGAGAGTGACGCCGGACAGCCAGCTGAAGAAGATGCTGCTCCTCAGCAGCAGGGTGCAG AAAATGACCAAGCAGCGGATAATGGTAAGAAGAAATTGGTAATAACTGAAGAACACTTCCAGAGAGTTACTCAAGCTTTGGTTATGAGACTAAGGCAGCATGAAGAGTCAGTCAAGAAAGATG GAGATGGTTTAGCTGGCATGAAGCAAGGGGATCTTATCATCTGGTATGTTGAGCAGCAGAATGCCAAAGGGGCATATAGTTCTACTGCAGAGGTGAAGGAAGAAGTGAAGTGTATCAAGGCCATTATAGAG AGACTTATACAGCGGGAAGGCCATCTTATAGTCATTGACGAAGGTACTGCAGCCGCAGCCGAAGATGGCAGTGGCGCAAGGAGAACATCAGAGAGTAGAATACTGGCAGTTAACCCGAACTATGTTATTGATTAG